A portion of the Blautia hansenii DSM 20583 genome contains these proteins:
- the jag gene encoding RNA-binding cell elongation regulator Jag/EloR — MEFREFSAKTVDEAITKASLEFEVSSENLEIQIVSEGKAGFLGFGAKPAIIKAAKKEVEKSLPKEPKKKPVEKVKEEVKPVKPAEPEIVKEIEKETEAPREEKKVVVRSEEEIANMKAEAEKFLSGVFKAMNMEVEIKMEYKASEGNLDIEFIGHDMGILIGKRGQTLDSLQYLTSLVVNKGTQGYVRVKLDTEDYRNRRKETLENLARSIAYKVRKTRKTVSLEPMNPYERRIIHSALQGNRYVETYSEGNEPYRHVVVKLKNRQ; from the coding sequence ATGGAATTCAGAGAGTTTTCTGCCAAAACAGTAGACGAAGCCATTACAAAGGCAAGTCTTGAATTTGAAGTATCCAGTGAAAACCTTGAAATTCAGATTGTTTCTGAGGGAAAAGCAGGATTTTTAGGTTTCGGTGCAAAGCCGGCAATTATTAAAGCGGCAAAAAAAGAAGTTGAAAAATCCTTACCAAAGGAACCAAAGAAAAAACCGGTTGAAAAAGTTAAGGAAGAGGTAAAGCCGGTAAAACCAGCTGAACCTGAAATTGTAAAAGAGATTGAAAAAGAAACAGAAGCGCCACGTGAAGAAAAGAAAGTTGTGGTAAGAAGCGAAGAAGAAATTGCAAATATGAAAGCAGAAGCAGAAAAATTCTTGAGCGGAGTTTTCAAAGCCATGAATATGGAAGTGGAAATTAAAATGGAATATAAAGCTTCTGAGGGAAATCTTGATATTGAATTTATCGGACATGACATGGGTATTCTTATCGGTAAGAGAGGACAGACTTTAGACTCCTTACAGTACCTTACCAGTCTGGTAGTAAATAAAGGAACACAGGGGTATGTTCGTGTAAAACTTGATACAGAGGATTACCGTAACAGAAGAAAAGAAACTTTGGAAAATCTTGCAAGAAGTATTGCTTACAAAGTAAGAAAAACAAGAAAAACTGTTTCTCTTGAGCCAATGAACCCTTATGAAAGAAGAATTATTCATTCTGCATTACAGGGAAATCGCTATGTAGAAACTTACAGCGAAGGAAACGAACCATATCGTCATGTGGTAGTAAAACTGAAAAACAGACAGTAA
- a CDS encoding YidC/Oxa1 family membrane protein insertase translates to MLLTKSTMPIVNWVAEVLGWLMNGIYSIGVHNLGLCIIIFTLVIYAFMTPLQIKQQKFAKMNAVMAPELQNIQKKYRGKKDQNSQLKMQEETMGVYEKYGVSPTGSCLQMLIQMPIFFALYQVIIKIPGYIGGIKDVFASAVSHITDVSGYSDIIFQFVKDNAIKNSYIPMSGKLSSDHVVDFLYSLSPAQWDKLADVDKFQGFADVLNQTADQLHPMQNFLGLNIADNPWALIQSGWSTQHYLLIFAAVLIPVLAWGTQVLNMKLVQTASNTSNGTPSQMETTMKTMNTFMPLMTAFICFTFPVGIGIYWIIGAVIRSVQQVVINRHLNNMNIDEFIQKNKAKMDKKKAKLGVTSQNISQQAKMNVRNIEEPKRKTIADKSNSVKNTAAYTAEVPKTKPGSLASKANMVAQFDANNKGKKK, encoded by the coding sequence GTGTTACTAACGAAGAGTACCATGCCGATTGTTAACTGGGTAGCAGAAGTGCTTGGCTGGCTGATGAACGGCATTTACAGCATTGGAGTGCATAACTTAGGTTTATGTATTATTATCTTTACTCTTGTCATTTATGCGTTTATGACTCCATTGCAGATTAAACAGCAGAAATTCGCAAAAATGAATGCGGTTATGGCTCCTGAATTACAGAATATTCAGAAGAAATACAGAGGGAAAAAGGATCAGAATTCACAGTTAAAAATGCAGGAAGAAACCATGGGCGTATATGAAAAATACGGTGTTTCTCCAACGGGAAGTTGTTTACAGATGTTAATTCAGATGCCGATTTTCTTCGCATTATATCAGGTTATTATTAAAATTCCCGGATATATCGGAGGAATTAAGGATGTATTTGCATCAGCAGTTTCTCACATTACAGATGTAAGCGGTTATTCTGATATTATTTTTCAGTTTGTTAAGGATAATGCGATTAAAAATAGCTATATTCCAATGTCAGGAAAATTAAGCAGCGACCATGTGGTTGACTTCTTATACAGTCTTTCTCCTGCACAGTGGGACAAACTGGCAGATGTTGATAAATTTCAGGGATTTGCCGATGTTTTAAATCAGACAGCAGATCAGCTGCATCCAATGCAGAATTTCCTTGGACTTAACATTGCAGATAACCCATGGGCGTTAATTCAGTCCGGATGGTCTACACAGCATTATCTGTTGATTTTTGCAGCAGTTTTAATTCCTGTATTGGCATGGGGAACACAGGTGCTGAATATGAAGCTTGTTCAGACAGCATCTAACACAAGTAATGGTACACCATCTCAGATGGAAACAACTATGAAAACAATGAATACTTTTATGCCATTGATGACAGCATTTATCTGTTTCACATTCCCTGTAGGTATTGGTATTTATTGGATTATCGGTGCGGTTATCAGAAGTGTGCAGCAGGTTGTTATTAACAGACATCTGAATAATATGAATATAGATGAATTTATTCAGAAGAATAAAGCAAAAATGGATAAGAAAAAGGCAAAATTAGGTGTTACTTCTCAGAATATCAGCCAACAGGCAAAGATGAATGTGCGTAACATTGAAGAGCCAAAGAGAAAAACCATTGCAGATAAGAGCAATTCTGTAAAAAATACAGCAGCATATACAGCCGAAGTTCCAAAAACAAAGCCGGGAAGTCTGGCGTCAAAGGCTAATATGGTAGCACAGTTTGATGCAAATAACAAAGGGAAAAAGAAATAG
- the yidD gene encoding membrane protein insertion efficiency factor YidD, whose protein sequence is MKKILIILIKGYQKYLSPLKRTCCPYIPTCSQYGLEAIEKYGAVKGSLLAAWRILRCNPFSKGGYDPVP, encoded by the coding sequence ATGAAAAAAATACTAATAATATTGATTAAAGGTTATCAGAAGTATTTATCTCCTTTAAAAAGAACATGTTGCCCGTATATACCCACATGTTCTCAGTATGGATTGGAAGCGATTGAAAAATACGGTGCGGTAAAAGGAAGTCTTTTGGCTGCATGGCGAATATTAAGATGCAACCCTTTTTCTAAGGGGGGCTATGATCCTGTGCCGTGA
- the rnpA gene encoding ribonuclease P protein component, whose translation MKYSESLKKNNDFQLVYKTGTSYANRYLVMYLKENQLSRNRIGISVSKKVGNSVVRHHLTRLIRESYRLNEEKFCCGYDIVVVVRVNGKNQNYHSLESALLHLGRLHKVVRSKENEKNTNNID comes from the coding sequence CAACGATTTTCAACTGGTTTACAAAACGGGAACATCGTATGCAAATCGTTATCTGGTTATGTATTTAAAGGAAAACCAGTTGAGTCGTAACAGAATTGGTATATCCGTAAGTAAAAAAGTCGGCAACAGTGTAGTAAGGCATCATTTGACACGTTTAATAAGAGAAAGCTACCGTTTGAACGAAGAAAAGTTTTGTTGTGGATATGATATTGTTGTAGTGGTAAGAGTGAATGGAAAAAATCAGAATTACCATTCTTTAGAGAGCGCCCTTCTTCATTTAGGAAGGCTGCACAAGGTTGTGAGAAGTAAAGAGAATGAAAAAAATACTAATAATATTGATTAA